The proteins below come from a single Lactobacillus johnsonii genomic window:
- the agaB gene encoding PTS galactosamine transporter subunit IIB, whose protein sequence is MSTPDIVLTRIDNRLVHGQVGVVWTSAIGANLLLVANDAAANDPLQQELMTATAETSGVGIRFWTLDKTISTISKASPRQHIFLVVKTPEDVLKLVKGGVPIKSVNVGNMHFSEGKEQISKKVFVNEEDKNAFNELIDAGVECYIQDVPEDKKDVLSKF, encoded by the coding sequence ATGTCAACACCAGACATTGTTTTAACAAGAATTGATAATCGTTTAGTTCATGGTCAAGTTGGAGTTGTATGGACTTCAGCTATTGGAGCTAATTTATTGTTGGTTGCTAATGATGCAGCTGCAAATGATCCACTTCAGCAAGAATTAATGACTGCGACTGCTGAAACTTCTGGGGTAGGTATTAGATTTTGGACTTTAGATAAAACAATTTCTACAATTTCTAAAGCTAGTCCTCGTCAACATATTTTTCTAGTTGTTAAAACCCCGGAAGATGTATTAAAGCTAGTTAAAGGTGGAGTACCAATAAAGTCAGTAAATGTAGGTAATATGCATTTTTCAGAGGGAAAAGAACAAATTTCCAAGAAAGTGTTTGTTAATGAAGAAGATAAAAATGCATTTAATGAGTTAATTGATGCAGGTGTTGAATGCTATATTCAAGATGTTCCAGAAGATAAAA
- a CDS encoding GntR family transcriptional regulator, with translation METNTVPLYQKMMQVLIHKIEIGALKENDKLPSEQELGNQFNISRITVRKALEELQNRNFIYKKQGQGSFVLGRSKRNKYYRYFRIEEKIREMGAKPSSQILEFNIIADERYLEIKEKMGLAPVDYLYEIKKIYSGDGQKIMYRHIFIAFDRFPEIKLDELEHEEIIPLLNGKYNFVNGVFKSKAQAALVDKNDHKYLDAEIHDAEEIINIEGYDKDRLVFFEQDHVVGFLPMYLEVDVQPF, from the coding sequence ATGGAGACAAATACGGTACCACTTTATCAAAAAATGATGCAGGTTTTAATCCATAAAATTGAAATAGGCGCTTTGAAGGAGAATGATAAGTTACCTTCTGAGCAAGAGCTTGGAAATCAATTTAATATTAGTCGAATTACTGTCCGAAAAGCTTTAGAAGAACTTCAAAATAGAAACTTTATTTATAAAAAGCAAGGCCAGGGCTCATTTGTCCTTGGACGCAGCAAAAGAAATAAATATTATAGATATTTTCGTATTGAAGAGAAAATTCGGGAAATGGGAGCAAAACCTTCTAGTCAAATTTTAGAATTCAATATCATTGCTGATGAACGCTACCTAGAAATTAAAGAAAAAATGGGTCTAGCACCTGTTGACTATTTATACGAGATTAAAAAAATTTATTCTGGAGATGGTCAAAAGATAATGTATAGGCATATTTTTATTGCCTTTGATCGTTTTCCAGAAATAAAACTTGATGAATTAGAGCATGAGGAGATCATTCCTTTACTTAATGGAAAATATAATTTTGTAAATGGAGTTTTTAAATCAAAAGCTCAAGCGGCTTTAGTGGATAAAAATGATCATAAGTATCTTGATGCAGAAATTCATGATGCAGAAGAAATAATAAATATTGAGGGATATGATAAAGATCGACTAGTATTTTTTGAACAAGATCATGTTGTAGGCTTCTTACCAATGTATTTAGAGGTTGACGTTCAACCGTTTTAG
- a CDS encoding PAS domain-containing protein → MAEPKWLQDLKEEDYIKEDFDATGKSRYTVEGVDKNDPDWLNKAAKKVHAAEGDDYVKLDAGLLTVNQINWMLRRAFGELTYVDDNNQFLWYNRPTDPNKKMLAKRTPDQVGDTMGAVHPDIRNVIPEAKKVIYALRNKIDGHDEVKMPVPNGNRHKLILHDYKRIEDDEGNYVGTYEWVQDIYPFVKYFCETTGQKLVDDPDATTGATYKRDEVDTATGASKHEEHVEKKQEETDTSSGASEY, encoded by the coding sequence ATGGCAGAACCTAAATGGTTACAAGACTTAAAAGAAGAAGATTATATTAAAGAGGATTTTGATGCTACTGGTAAATCACGCTACACAGTCGAAGGTGTAGATAAAAATGATCCAGATTGGTTAAATAAAGCTGCTAAAAAAGTACATGCAGCCGAAGGCGACGATTATGTAAAGCTTGATGCAGGTCTTCTTACCGTTAACCAAATTAACTGGATGCTTCGTCGTGCATTTGGTGAATTAACTTATGTAGATGATAATAATCAATTCTTGTGGTATAACAGACCAACTGATCCAAATAAGAAAATGCTCGCTAAACGTACGCCAGATCAAGTTGGTGATACAATGGGCGCTGTTCATCCAGATATTCGTAATGTTATTCCTGAAGCCAAGAAAGTTATTTATGCTTTAAGAAACAAGATAGATGGCCATGATGAAGTGAAAATGCCCGTACCTAATGGCAATCGCCATAAGTTGATTCTTCATGACTACAAGCGAATTGAAGATGATGAAGGAAATTACGTGGGAACTTATGAATGGGTACAAGATATTTATCCATTTGTGAAGTACTTCTGTGAAACTACTGGTCAAAAGCTAGTAGATGATCCGGATGCTACAACGGGTGCAACTTATAAGAGGGATGAAGTTGATACTGCAACTGGTGCATCTAAGCATGAAGAACATGTGGAAAAGAAGCAAGAGGAAACTGATACAAGTTCCGGTGCTTCAGAGTATTAA
- a CDS encoding IS30-like element ISLjo1 family transposase: protein MDSLHSTMNQHVKGKHLSFEERVIIQLRLKDGYSLRAIARELNCSPSTISYEVKRGTVKLYHGKVKKYKATQGHDAYKAHRKNCGRKSDFLRKAQFMRYVHKHFFKDGWSLDVCSNRATAVGEFASSDVVCTKTLYNYVDQGLLGIYNYDLPEKLKRNTKLHRIRKNKKKLGRSIEERPKEINKRNEFGHWECDLVLGHKSKDDEVLLTLSERMSREFLILRIPDKTSVSVMQAFKELQRQYSEHWNDIFKTITTDNGSEFADLSNLEKVSNTLVYYAHPYTSCDKGTVERHNGLIRRFIPKGEAIANYSLQDIINIETWCNSLPRKILAYHTPDEIFERELDLIYQAA, encoded by the coding sequence ATGGACTCTTTACATTCTACCATGAACCAGCACGTTAAAGGCAAGCATTTATCATTTGAAGAGCGAGTTATTATTCAATTGCGTTTGAAAGATGGCTATTCTTTGCGTGCAATTGCCCGTGAACTTAACTGTTCTCCTTCTACTATCAGCTATGAGGTTAAGCGTGGCACTGTAAAACTGTATCATGGTAAAGTCAAAAAATATAAGGCTACTCAAGGGCATGATGCATATAAAGCTCATCGTAAAAATTGTGGGCGCAAATCAGACTTTCTCAGGAAAGCTCAATTCATGCGCTATGTCCACAAGCATTTTTTTAAAGATGGCTGGTCGCTTGATGTGTGCAGTAATCGTGCTACTGCTGTTGGCGAATTCGCTAGCAGCGATGTTGTCTGCACCAAAACTCTTTATAATTACGTTGATCAAGGCTTATTAGGAATTTATAATTACGACTTGCCAGAGAAGCTTAAACGCAATACTAAGCTTCATCGTATTCGCAAAAATAAGAAAAAACTTGGCAGAAGCATTGAAGAACGTCCTAAAGAGATCAATAAACGTAATGAATTCGGTCATTGGGAATGCGATTTAGTTCTCGGACATAAGAGCAAAGATGATGAGGTACTGCTAACCTTATCTGAGCGTATGAGTCGTGAGTTTTTAATTCTTCGTATTCCTGACAAGACTTCTGTCAGTGTCATGCAGGCCTTTAAAGAACTCCAAAGGCAATACAGCGAACATTGGAATGATATTTTTAAAACCATTACCACTGATAATGGCTCAGAGTTTGCAGATCTTTCCAACCTAGAAAAAGTATCCAATACACTGGTTTACTATGCCCATCCTTACACTTCTTGTGATAAGGGAACAGTTGAAAGACACAATGGTCTTATTCGCAGATTCATTCCTAAGGGAGAAGCAATAGCTAACTATTCTTTACAAGACATCATTAATATTGAAACCTGGTGCAATTCTTTGCCAAGAAAGATACTGGCCTATCATACACCAGATGAAATCTTTGAAAGAGAATTAGATCTAATCTATCAAGCAGCTTAA
- a CDS encoding L-cystine transporter: MQTTLVVLVAIAILAGMAYLHKKNWGFTKLVFLSLIVGIVFGVSLQLMFGANSNIVKNSIDWISIVGDGYVSLLQMLVIPLIFVSLVGAFTQLKMTTKIRKIATSVLAILLGTTAVASFLGFSSVAIFNLGGAGFAKGMSASSTALTSIKDHQAQLKGLTLPQQITSFFPQNIFADFAGMRSTSTIAVVIFSIFVGIAFLQIKKEKADVAATFARGIQALRAVIMRIVKIVLELTPYGIFALIARTTATNSFATMSKLLVFIVAAYLAIAVMFIVHAVLLLINGINPITYFKKAWPVLVFAFTSRTSGGSLPLNVRTQRESMGVSDTIADFAASFGLTIGQNGCAGIYPSMVAAITAPLVGVNIFSWQFVLSLVVIDVISSFGVAGVGGGATFTTLMVLGALNLPVTVLGVLIAIDPVVDMARTALNVNDSMVAGVITAKRTGELNWNTFNNEKSDVDAEVE; encoded by the coding sequence GTGCAAACTACTCTCGTTGTTTTAGTGGCCATCGCGATTCTAGCTGGTATGGCTTACTTACATAAAAAGAATTGGGGATTTACTAAATTAGTATTCCTCTCCCTTATCGTCGGAATCGTCTTTGGAGTTTCCCTTCAATTAATGTTCGGTGCTAATAGTAATATTGTAAAAAATAGTATCGACTGGATTTCTATTGTTGGAGATGGCTATGTTTCCTTACTACAAATGCTAGTAATTCCTCTAATCTTTGTTTCTTTAGTTGGTGCATTCACTCAACTAAAAATGACTACTAAGATTAGAAAAATTGCTACCAGTGTTTTAGCTATTTTGTTAGGAACTACAGCTGTTGCTTCCTTCTTAGGTTTCAGTAGTGTAGCTATTTTTAATTTAGGTGGGGCTGGCTTTGCTAAAGGAATGTCTGCATCCTCCACTGCTCTTACCTCTATTAAAGATCATCAAGCTCAATTAAAAGGCTTGACCCTTCCTCAACAAATAACATCCTTCTTCCCACAAAATATTTTTGCAGATTTTGCTGGAATGCGCTCAACTAGCACAATTGCAGTAGTAATTTTTTCTATTTTTGTTGGAATCGCCTTCTTACAAATTAAGAAAGAAAAAGCAGATGTAGCTGCTACATTTGCACGCGGTATTCAAGCCTTACGTGCAGTTATCATGCGCATAGTTAAGATTGTACTTGAACTCACTCCTTATGGAATTTTTGCTTTGATTGCTAGAACCACTGCAACTAACAGTTTTGCAACAATGAGTAAACTACTTGTCTTTATCGTTGCTGCTTACCTTGCAATTGCTGTTATGTTCATTGTTCATGCAGTTCTACTTTTAATTAACGGAATTAATCCAATCACCTACTTCAAGAAGGCATGGCCTGTCTTAGTTTTTGCTTTCACTTCTAGAACTAGTGGTGGTAGTTTACCACTTAACGTACGTACTCAACGTGAATCAATGGGAGTAAGTGATACCATTGCCGACTTTGCCGCTAGCTTTGGTTTAACTATTGGTCAAAATGGATGTGCAGGTATTTATCCATCAATGGTAGCAGCAATCACTGCCCCACTTGTTGGAGTTAACATTTTCTCATGGCAATTTGTCTTAAGTTTAGTTGTAATTGACGTTATTTCTAGTTTCGGCGTTGCCGGTGTTGGTGGCGGTGCTACATTTACTACTCTAATGGTCTTAGGTGCTCTTAACCTACCAGTAACAGTTTTAGGTGTTTTAATTGCTATTGACCCAGTTGTTGATATGGCTAGAACTGCCCTTAACGTTAACGACTCAATGGTTGCTGGTGTTATCACTGCTAAGCGTACCGGAGAACTAAACTGGAATACTTTTAATAATGAAAAATCTGATGTAGATGCTGAAGTTGAATAG
- a CDS encoding vitamin B12 independent methionine synthase, giving the protein MTKLAHYDIVGSFLRPEELKEARKNFNQEKISQEELTKIEDQEIKKLIQKEEELGLTAVTDGEFRRSWWHLDFLWGLNGVAKYDYKESYKFYGAKTRTDNAELSGKIAYNPDHPFFDAFKFVNANVKNAIAKQTIPSPTLLFRDNRSDNWPNFYDNKKDYLDDLATAYNKTIKHFYDLGCRYIQIDDTTWAFLISKLNETQNDPKEHEKYVQLAEESVYVINKSIENLPADLTIATHICRGNFKSTFLFSGGYEPIAKYLGQLNYDRFFLEYDSDRAGDLKPIKRIWNNRDNVTIVLGLITSKNGELEDPVAIAKRITEAGQLVPLDNLALSTQCGFASTEEGNILSEADQWKKIKFVVKIANNIWKSF; this is encoded by the coding sequence ATGACAAAATTAGCACATTACGATATTGTTGGTAGTTTCTTAAGACCAGAAGAATTAAAAGAAGCAAGAAAGAATTTCAACCAGGAAAAGATCTCACAAGAAGAGTTAACTAAAATTGAAGATCAAGAAATTAAAAAGCTAATTCAAAAAGAAGAAGAATTAGGATTAACAGCAGTCACAGATGGTGAATTTCGTCGTAGTTGGTGGCATCTTGACTTCTTGTGGGGATTAAATGGCGTTGCCAAATATGATTACAAAGAGAGCTATAAGTTCTACGGAGCTAAAACTAGGACCGATAATGCAGAACTATCTGGAAAAATTGCCTATAATCCTGACCATCCATTTTTTGATGCATTTAAGTTTGTTAATGCTAATGTAAAAAATGCAATTGCTAAGCAAACTATTCCTTCCCCAACTCTCCTATTTAGGGACAATCGCTCTGATAATTGGCCTAACTTCTACGATAATAAAAAAGATTACTTGGACGACCTAGCTACAGCCTACAATAAAACAATCAAACATTTTTATGATTTAGGTTGTCGCTATATTCAAATTGATGATACTACCTGGGCTTTTTTGATCAGTAAATTAAATGAAACGCAAAATGATCCCAAAGAACATGAAAAATATGTTCAATTAGCAGAAGAGTCTGTTTATGTAATTAATAAGTCAATAGAAAATCTGCCTGCTGATCTAACAATTGCTACACATATTTGTCGTGGAAATTTCAAGTCTACTTTTCTTTTTTCTGGTGGATATGAACCAATTGCAAAATATCTTGGTCAGTTAAACTATGATCGCTTTTTCTTAGAATATGACAGTGATCGTGCTGGTGATTTGAAACCAATTAAGCGAATTTGGAATAATCGTGATAATGTCACCATTGTTCTTGGCTTGATTACTTCAAAAAATGGCGAATTAGAAGATCCAGTTGCAATCGCAAAACGCATCACGGAAGCCGGCCAATTAGTACCCTTGGATAATCTGGCTCTAAGTACCCAATGCGGCTTTGCTTCTACTGAAGAAGGAAACATTTTAAGTGAAGCTGATCAATGGAAAAAGATTAAATTTGTTGTTAAGATAGCAAATAATATTTGGAAAAGTTTTTAA
- a CDS encoding S-ribosylhomocysteine lyase, with the protein MGKVESFELDHTKVKAPYVRLITVEEGQKGDKISNFDLRLVQPNENAIPTGGLHTIEHLLAGLLRDRIDGYIDCSPFGCRTGFHLLVWGTPSTTEVAKALKESLEEIRDNITWEDVPGTTIESCGNYRDHSLFSAKQWSRDILEKGISDDPFERHVVE; encoded by the coding sequence ATGGGTAAAGTTGAAAGTTTTGAATTAGATCATACTAAAGTTAAGGCACCTTACGTTCGTTTAATTACTGTTGAAGAAGGACAAAAAGGCGATAAAATTAGTAATTTTGATCTTCGTTTGGTTCAGCCTAATGAAAATGCAATTCCTACTGGAGGCTTGCATACCATTGAACACCTATTAGCTGGATTATTACGTGACCGCATTGATGGTTATATTGATTGTTCACCATTTGGTTGTCGCACCGGCTTCCACCTCTTAGTTTGGGGTACTCCATCCACTACAGAGGTAGCTAAGGCACTTAAAGAATCGCTTGAAGAAATTCGCGATAATATTACCTGGGAAGATGTTCCAGGAACTACGATTGAATCTTGTGGTAATTACCGCGACCACTCCCTTTTCTCAGCTAAGCAATGGTCAAGAGATATTTTAGAAAAAGGTATTTCCGATGATCCATTTGAGAGACATGTTGTAGAATAA
- a CDS encoding PTS system mannose/fructose/sorbose family transporter subunit IID, which translates to MKTNSNKLTKKDLFRANWRWLWASQLSWNYEKMMAPGYFYTVLPFLKRWYKDEELVEMMQMQSQFFNVNAFDGNFIIGMDLAIEEKQGSKAKETIAGLKTGLMGPLAGVGDTIFGAIIPTICGSIGAYMGLRGNPFGAFLWIIVNLIVLFTRFSFLNLGYSQGAKLIDSASGKLNAITDSAILLGVTVVGALIPTVVNVKVPFVYRAGKVTLKMQTILNQIMPSLVPVLLVALVYWLLGKKHVTSTKMIWFVLILGIVLSYFHILSA; encoded by the coding sequence ATGAAAACTAATTCAAATAAATTAACAAAAAAAGATCTTTTTCGAGCAAATTGGCGTTGGCTATGGGCTAGTCAGTTATCTTGGAACTATGAAAAAATGATGGCTCCCGGTTACTTTTATACTGTTTTGCCATTTTTAAAACGCTGGTACAAAGATGAAGAATTAGTTGAAATGATGCAAATGCAGTCACAATTCTTCAATGTGAATGCATTTGATGGAAACTTTATTATTGGAATGGATTTAGCAATTGAAGAAAAGCAGGGAAGTAAAGCCAAAGAAACAATTGCCGGCTTAAAGACAGGTTTAATGGGACCATTAGCTGGGGTAGGAGATACAATTTTTGGAGCTATTATTCCTACAATCTGTGGATCAATTGGTGCATATATGGGATTACGAGGAAATCCTTTTGGAGCTTTTTTGTGGATAATCGTTAATTTAATTGTTTTATTCACAAGATTTAGCTTTTTAAACCTCGGTTATTCACAGGGAGCAAAATTAATTGATTCTGCTTCAGGTAAGTTAAATGCAATTACCGACTCTGCTATCTTACTTGGGGTTACCGTCGTTGGTGCCTTAATACCAACAGTAGTGAATGTTAAAGTGCCATTTGTATATCGAGCAGGTAAAGTAACATTAAAGATGCAAACAATTTTAAATCAAATTATGCCATCCTTAGTACCTGTATTACTCGTTGCTTTAGTTTACTGGTTGTTAGGAAAGAAACACGTAACGTCTACTAAGATGATCTGGTTTGTTCTAATTTTAGGAATTGTTTTAAGCTACTTCCATATCTTAAGTGCCTAA
- a CDS encoding PTS mannose/fructose/sorbose/N-acetylgalactosamine transporter subunit IIC, which translates to MTIQWWQILLLTCLAFWAIIDQLTVSIVNNPLAIGMISGIIMGDITTGLAVGATLQLMVLGVSTYGGASMPDFMTGAIVGTVYAVISGKGAQFAIGLAVPVGLLMVQLDVLARFANTIFQHRIDTFIKENKPNAAARNALWGTFTWGFSRAIPVFILLVVGNDVVKAILRIIPAWLTDGLKVSGHILPIVGIAILLRYLPTKRFISYLAIGFIAAAYLKMPMLGVALLGAALAYLHYTREVEKLNTKPNSSEKVTESEEYTNEEGEYEN; encoded by the coding sequence ATGACAATACAATGGTGGCAGATTCTATTACTAACTTGCCTAGCATTTTGGGCAATTATTGATCAATTGACTGTATCAATTGTGAATAATCCTTTAGCAATTGGGATGATTTCAGGAATTATTATGGGTGATATTACAACTGGGCTGGCAGTTGGAGCAACGCTCCAATTAATGGTCTTAGGGGTCTCAACATATGGAGGAGCCTCAATGCCGGACTTTATGACTGGTGCAATTGTTGGTACAGTTTACGCCGTTATTTCAGGAAAAGGTGCGCAGTTTGCAATTGGTTTGGCCGTTCCAGTAGGACTCTTAATGGTCCAACTAGATGTTTTAGCCAGATTTGCTAATACTATTTTTCAACATCGAATTGATACTTTTATTAAAGAAAATAAGCCAAATGCGGCAGCAAGAAATGCATTGTGGGGAACTTTTACCTGGGGCTTTTCACGTGCAATCCCAGTTTTTATCTTACTTGTAGTAGGAAATGATGTTGTTAAAGCAATTCTACGAATAATTCCAGCTTGGTTGACTGATGGGTTAAAAGTATCGGGGCATATTTTGCCAATTGTTGGTATTGCAATTTTACTTAGATACTTGCCAACTAAAAGATTTATTTCTTATTTAGCAATAGGCTTCATTGCAGCAGCTTACTTAAAAATGCCAATGTTAGGGGTAGCTTTGCTGGGAGCCGCTTTAGCTTATCTTCACTACACTCGTGAAGTAGAAAAATTAAATACAAAACCAAATAGTTCAGAAAAAGTAACTGAGAGTGAAGAATATACAAATGAAGAGGGAGAATATGAAAACTAA
- a CDS encoding PTS mannose/fructose/sorbose transporter subunit IIAB: MDNFLIVSHGEYAKATLASCEMIAGKLSNVKAIAFKQTMNQDDLLDEIAQTAESFEQVPTIIVDIAGGTPANAALRYQHEHPEVKVYSGLCLPLLLAGVMGTPMEEAIKQAKENIAPVGNSTKDKPTPTKKESHQSNELNKNAEVEPQTMHNVRIDERLIHGQVATMWTNALRLTRIMVVGDDIVKNDIQKTALKTACPHGVHLSILTAKGAARRINEGKYKGQTVLVLVKNPGVLRQMIDNGVNLPEINVGNMSTKADSRQVAKSVAVTAEDVDNFNYLNEHGCHLYHQMVPAEDKEEFMELLKK; the protein is encoded by the coding sequence GTGGATAACTTTTTAATAGTTAGTCATGGTGAATATGCTAAGGCAACTCTAGCTAGCTGTGAAATGATTGCAGGAAAATTATCAAATGTAAAGGCGATTGCTTTTAAACAAACAATGAATCAAGATGATTTGCTTGATGAAATTGCTCAAACTGCGGAAAGCTTTGAACAAGTGCCAACTATTATTGTGGATATTGCCGGAGGAACTCCGGCTAACGCTGCATTACGCTATCAGCACGAACATCCTGAAGTAAAAGTATATAGCGGTCTGTGCTTGCCGCTTTTGTTAGCAGGAGTAATGGGAACTCCGATGGAGGAAGCAATTAAACAAGCTAAAGAAAATATAGCTCCTGTTGGAAATTCAACTAAAGATAAACCCACTCCAACCAAGAAAGAGTCTCATCAAAGTAACGAATTAAATAAAAATGCGGAAGTAGAACCACAAACTATGCATAACGTTCGAATTGATGAAAGACTTATCCACGGACAAGTTGCTACCATGTGGACAAATGCATTGCGATTAACGCGAATTATGGTAGTTGGGGATGATATTGTAAAGAACGATATTCAAAAAACAGCCTTAAAGACTGCCTGCCCGCATGGTGTTCACTTAAGTATTTTGACTGCTAAAGGTGCAGCCAGAAGAATTAATGAAGGAAAATATAAAGGTCAAACCGTTTTAGTGTTAGTTAAAAATCCTGGAGTTTTACGCCAAATGATTGATAATGGTGTGAACTTGCCTGAAATTAATGTAGGAAATATGTCTACTAAGGCTGATTCACGTCAAGTTGCTAAGAGTGTGGCTGTTACGGCAGAAGATGTTGATAATTTTAACTATTTAAATGAGCATGGTTGTCATCTTTATCATCAAATGGTGCCGGCAGAAGACAAAGAAGAATTTATGGAATTATTAAAAAAGTAA